The Pseudomonas triclosanedens genome has a window encoding:
- a CDS encoding DUF1127 domain-containing protein, which produces MKGQLGFVSMSCHFHKVPAAPLWRRVLQRVLRWRELARQRRLLATMSDEALKDIGLSRADVQEESERPFWMDNMGR; this is translated from the coding sequence ATGAAAGGTCAACTGGGTTTCGTATCGATGTCCTGCCACTTCCACAAGGTGCCAGCAGCACCGCTGTGGAGACGTGTACTGCAACGAGTTCTGCGCTGGCGCGAGCTGGCCCGTCAGCGCCGCCTGCTGGCTACGATGAGCGATGAAGCGCTCAAGGACATCGGCTTGAGTCGTGCCGATGTCCAGGAGGAAAGCGAGCGCCCGTTCTGGATGGACAATATGGGTCGTTGA
- a CDS encoding LysR substrate-binding domain-containing protein, whose amino-acid sequence MSSFPSIDSELLRTFVAIADHGGFTRAAEVVNRTQSAVSMQMKRLEEDVLERSLFERDGRQVRLTPEGQVLLGYARRILRLQGEVFNTLRQPHMVGAVKIGTPDDYVMRFLPEILSRFAQAYPLVQVEVHCDSSSQLLMRNDLDLSIVTREPGTEIGQLLRQEPFVWMAAESFCPQDQRPLPLAMFNSACFCRAWACNALEAMEIDYRIAYSSPSLSALFAVASAGLAVTAQLRSLLTGNLRIIGDEEGLPLLPNASIVLLRGQKMTPVTDKLAEYIVEGFRA is encoded by the coding sequence ATGAGCAGTTTCCCCAGTATCGACAGCGAACTCCTGCGCACCTTCGTCGCCATCGCCGATCACGGCGGATTCACCCGTGCCGCCGAGGTGGTCAACCGTACCCAGTCGGCAGTCAGCATGCAGATGAAGCGTCTGGAAGAGGACGTACTGGAGCGCTCTCTGTTCGAGCGCGACGGGCGCCAGGTGCGGCTCACGCCGGAAGGCCAGGTATTGCTCGGCTACGCGCGGCGGATCCTGCGGCTGCAGGGCGAGGTGTTCAACACGCTGCGCCAACCGCACATGGTCGGCGCGGTGAAGATTGGCACGCCGGACGACTACGTAATGCGTTTCCTGCCGGAAATCCTCTCGCGCTTCGCCCAGGCCTACCCATTGGTCCAGGTGGAAGTGCATTGCGACTCGTCATCGCAGTTGTTGATGCGCAACGACCTCGACCTGTCCATCGTGACCCGCGAACCGGGCACCGAGATCGGCCAGTTGCTGCGTCAGGAACCTTTCGTCTGGATGGCCGCGGAGAGCTTCTGCCCGCAGGACCAGCGCCCTCTTCCCCTGGCGATGTTCAATAGCGCCTGCTTCTGCCGCGCCTGGGCCTGCAATGCCCTGGAGGCGATGGAGATCGACTACCGCATCGCCTATAGCAGCCCCAGCCTGTCGGCACTGTTCGCCGTCGCCAGCGCCGGACTCGCGGTTACCGCGCAACTGCGCAGCCTGCTGACCGGCAACCTGCGCATCATCGGCGACGAAGAGGGCCTGCCACTGCTGCCCAACGCCAGCATCGTGCTGCTGCGCGGACAGAAGATGACCCCGGTGACTGACAAGCTGGCGGAGTACATCGTCGAAGGCTTCCGCGCCTGA
- a CDS encoding MarR family winged helix-turn-helix transcriptional regulator translates to MTTSDPACEALKLDNQLCFALYSTSLQMTKVYKPLLQNLGLTYPQYIAMLVLWEGDDITVGEISARMLTDPGSLTPLLKRLEAEGLITRTRSQADERVVQLRLTDKGRDLRRQAEAIPACILASSGLTLEGIQHLQSELVALRDQLQAP, encoded by the coding sequence ATGACTACTTCGGACCCGGCCTGCGAAGCACTCAAACTCGACAACCAACTGTGCTTCGCCCTCTATTCCACCTCCCTGCAAATGACCAAGGTTTACAAACCGCTGCTGCAGAACCTGGGACTCACCTATCCGCAATACATCGCCATGCTGGTGCTGTGGGAAGGCGATGACATCACCGTTGGCGAAATCAGCGCGCGCATGCTCACCGATCCCGGCTCGCTCACTCCCCTGCTCAAGCGGCTGGAAGCGGAAGGTTTGATCACCCGCACCCGCAGCCAGGCCGACGAGCGCGTAGTGCAACTGCGCCTGACCGACAAGGGCCGCGACCTGCGTCGACAGGCGGAAGCCATTCCGGCCTGCATCCTGGCCAGCAGCGGGCTAACGTTGGAGGGGATCCAGCACCTGCAGAGCGAGCTCGTAGCGCTGCGCGATCAGTTGCAAGCCCCGTAG
- a CDS encoding organic hydroperoxide resistance protein, which translates to MQTIKALYTATATATGGRDGRAISSDGNLDVKLTTPRELGGQGGDATNPEQLFAAGYSACFIGAIKFVASQSKKQIPADASITGKVGIGQIPGGFGLEVELNINLPGLDHAEAEDLVARAHQVCPYSNATRGNIDVRLNVSV; encoded by the coding sequence ATGCAAACCATCAAAGCCCTCTACACCGCTACCGCCACCGCTACTGGAGGCCGCGACGGCCGTGCCATTTCCTCGGATGGCAATCTGGATGTGAAACTGACCACCCCGCGCGAACTGGGCGGCCAGGGTGGCGACGCCACCAACCCCGAGCAACTGTTCGCCGCCGGCTACTCGGCCTGCTTCATTGGCGCCATCAAGTTCGTCGCCAGCCAAAGCAAGAAGCAGATCCCGGCTGACGCCTCGATCACCGGCAAGGTTGGCATCGGCCAGATCCCCGGCGGCTTCGGCCTGGAAGTGGAGCTGAACATCAACCTGCCAGGCCTGGACCACGCCGAGGCCGAAGACCTGGTCGCCCGGGCCCACCAGGTATGCCCCTACTCCAACGCCACTCGCGGCAACATCGATGTACGGCTGAACGTCAGCGTCTGA